Proteins from a genomic interval of Desulfofustis limnaeus:
- a CDS encoding heavy metal translocating P-type ATPase gives MSVAEKTFQVGGMHCAACSSRIEKVVSQMDGVDAVSVNLATEAMVLRYDPDVVSAEAVIERVGGLGFGLEESAGAGQKSVVFDIGGMHCASCSARIEKVLRGLDGVSAAEVNLATERAQVRYHRGQIGVRQLREAIESLGFQASRSEAGSDEYSSRRAQNEAALAEKKRNLVVLLIFAGLLFVVSMGEMVGLPLPGTVDPHLHPLRFALLQLVLVLPVMVLGRNFFVDGLPALWRRAPNMDSLIAVGTGAAFIYSTWNVVEIALGMDVHRRVMDLYFESAGVIIALVSLGKYLEARSKLHTSDAIAQLLQLTPETATVIDGDEQRTIGVDEIAVGDLLLIRPGERVPVDGSVAGGSGSVDESMLTGESLPVDKKEGDKVFGGTLNQSGALRVRTTSTGEDTVLARIIKTVQQAQGSKAPIASLADTISLYFVPIVMGLATLAGLGWYILGGVEFTLALRFFIAVLVIACPCALGLATPTSIMVGTGRGAQLGVLIKNGEALQTAERIQTVVFDKTGTLTHGRPEVTDFVFFGGERDETEVLRLLGSLEQASEHPLAEAMVRYVRERGGGTLEQPDDFTPLAGAGVSGSVGGIRVLVGNRRILAQHGLELPARAAENEGLSAAGKTVLFVAVDNTCVGLIAIADRLKEEVPAAVARLRQQGIAVVMLTGDHPATARAIADQAGIEEVIAGVLPDEKQQKITELQRSGARVAMVGDGINDAPALAQADVGIVMGSGTDIAIESGDIVLMKSSLQAVETALSLSRAVMRNIRQNLFWAFAYNVVGIPVAAGLLYLFGGPTLNPMLAGAAMALSSVSVVSNALRLRFFSG, from the coding sequence ATGAGTGTTGCTGAAAAAACTTTTCAGGTCGGGGGCATGCATTGTGCCGCTTGTTCCAGCCGGATCGAGAAGGTGGTCTCGCAGATGGACGGGGTCGATGCGGTCTCGGTCAACCTGGCCACGGAAGCTATGGTGTTGCGTTACGACCCTGACGTGGTGAGCGCTGAGGCGGTGATCGAGCGGGTCGGCGGTCTGGGCTTCGGGCTGGAGGAGTCGGCCGGGGCGGGGCAGAAGTCGGTGGTGTTCGATATCGGCGGGATGCATTGTGCATCGTGTTCGGCGCGGATTGAAAAGGTGCTGCGCGGGCTCGACGGGGTAAGCGCGGCGGAGGTCAACCTGGCCACGGAGCGGGCGCAGGTTCGTTACCATAGGGGGCAGATCGGGGTGCGGCAGCTGCGCGAGGCCATCGAGTCGCTTGGTTTCCAGGCGAGCCGCAGCGAAGCGGGCAGCGATGAGTACAGCAGCCGTCGGGCGCAGAACGAGGCGGCGCTGGCGGAGAAAAAACGGAACCTGGTTGTCTTGTTGATTTTCGCTGGCCTGCTCTTTGTCGTCTCCATGGGCGAGATGGTGGGGCTGCCGTTGCCCGGAACCGTCGATCCGCATCTCCATCCGCTCCGGTTTGCCTTGCTGCAGCTCGTGCTGGTGCTGCCGGTGATGGTGCTCGGCCGCAATTTCTTTGTGGACGGCCTGCCCGCCCTGTGGCGGCGGGCGCCGAATATGGATTCGCTGATCGCCGTCGGCACCGGGGCCGCCTTCATCTATTCCACCTGGAACGTGGTTGAGATTGCGCTGGGCATGGACGTGCACCGGCGGGTCATGGATCTCTATTTCGAGTCGGCCGGGGTGATCATCGCCCTGGTGTCGCTGGGCAAGTACCTGGAGGCCCGCTCCAAGCTGCATACCTCCGATGCCATCGCCCAGCTGCTGCAGTTGACCCCGGAGACGGCGACAGTGATCGACGGCGACGAGCAACGAACGATTGGTGTCGACGAGATAGCGGTCGGCGATCTGCTGCTGATCCGACCCGGTGAGCGGGTACCGGTTGATGGCAGCGTGGCCGGCGGTTCCGGCAGTGTCGACGAGTCGATGCTGACCGGGGAGAGCCTGCCGGTGGACAAGAAGGAGGGCGACAAGGTCTTTGGCGGCACGCTGAACCAGTCCGGCGCCCTGCGGGTACGAACCACGAGCACCGGCGAGGATACGGTGCTGGCGCGGATCATCAAGACGGTCCAGCAGGCGCAGGGGTCGAAGGCGCCGATTGCCTCGCTGGCCGATACCATCAGCCTCTATTTCGTGCCGATCGTCATGGGGTTGGCCACCCTGGCCGGTCTCGGCTGGTATATCCTGGGCGGGGTCGAGTTTACGCTTGCCCTGCGGTTCTTTATTGCCGTGCTGGTGATTGCCTGCCCGTGCGCGTTGGGGCTGGCCACGCCCACCTCGATCATGGTCGGCACCGGCCGCGGGGCACAACTCGGCGTACTGATCAAGAACGGCGAGGCCCTGCAGACGGCGGAGCGGATACAGACGGTGGTCTTCGATAAGACCGGGACCTTGACCCACGGCCGGCCGGAGGTGACCGATTTTGTCTTTTTCGGCGGTGAGCGGGACGAGACGGAGGTACTGCGGCTGCTCGGCTCGCTGGAACAGGCCTCCGAACACCCGCTGGCCGAGGCCATGGTGCGTTACGTCCGGGAGCGGGGGGGCGGCACGCTCGAGCAGCCCGATGATTTTACGCCACTGGCCGGGGCCGGGGTCAGCGGCTCGGTGGGCGGTATCCGGGTGCTGGTGGGCAACCGCCGGATTCTTGCCCAACACGGCCTCGAGTTGCCGGCTCGGGCGGCAGAAAACGAGGGGCTCTCTGCCGCCGGCAAGACGGTCCTGTTCGTCGCTGTCGACAACACCTGCGTGGGCCTGATCGCCATTGCCGATCGGCTCAAGGAGGAGGTGCCGGCCGCCGTGGCCCGCCTGCGGCAGCAGGGGATCGCGGTGGTCATGCTGACCGGCGATCACCCGGCAACGGCGCGGGCCATCGCCGACCAGGCCGGGATCGAGGAGGTGATCGCCGGGGTGCTGCCTGACGAGAAGCAGCAGAAGATCACCGAGCTGCAGCGCTCCGGGGCGCGGGTGGCGATGGTCGGTGACGGCATCAACGACGCCCCGGCCCTGGCCCAGGCGGATGTGGGCATCGTCATGGGCTCGGGTACCGATATCGCCATCGAATCCGGCGATATCGTGCTGATGAAGAGCAGCCTGCAGGCGGTGGAAACGGCGCTGTCCCTGTCCCGGGCGGTGATGCGCAACATCCGGCAGAATCTGTTCTGGGCCTTTGCCTACAACGTGGTCGGTATCCCGGTGGCGGCCGGGCTGCTCTACCTGTTCGGCGGTCCGACGCTCAACCCCATGCTGGCCGGGGCGGCGATGGCGCTCAGCTCCGTCTCGGTGGTCAGTAACGCCCTGCGCCTGCGGTTTTTTAGCGGCTGA
- the aroB gene encoding 3-dehydroquinate synthase: MGIVQVGLGDRSYPILVEHGRLRRLPAELAQRYPASSYCLVADDTVAARYGRELLDGLRGCDLAAELLTFPAGEQSKTIETVGWLASAAARLGLDRRSMFIALGGGVTGDLAGFLASAYLRGVPFIQIPTSLLAQVDSSVGGKTGVDLPEGKNLFGSFYQPQAVFIDPQVLATLPQQHYCNGLAEVIKYGVIREPSFLAFLERDRERVLARDEPAVEQVITTCCRIKAEVVAADEREGGLRRILNFGHTIGHAVEAASRFELLHGFAVAIGMVAAARISVRRSLLGANKAERLQQLLDRYGLPTEIPPHLDRGTIKSYLLSDKKRVGSSLFFVLPLDDGTVAITDQVTTDDIDAVLAG; the protein is encoded by the coding sequence ATGGGCATCGTACAGGTGGGACTAGGTGATCGGAGCTATCCGATACTCGTCGAGCATGGGCGTCTCCGGCGGTTGCCGGCTGAGCTGGCACAGCGCTATCCGGCCAGCAGCTATTGCCTGGTGGCGGACGACACGGTGGCGGCCCGTTACGGCCGGGAGCTGCTGGACGGTCTGCGGGGGTGCGATCTGGCGGCGGAGTTGCTCACCTTTCCGGCCGGAGAGCAGAGCAAGACGATCGAGACCGTAGGCTGGCTGGCCAGCGCCGCGGCCCGGCTCGGCCTGGACCGCAGGTCGATGTTCATCGCCCTGGGCGGCGGGGTGACCGGCGATCTTGCCGGGTTCCTGGCGTCGGCCTACCTGCGCGGCGTGCCCTTTATCCAGATCCCCACGTCGCTGCTGGCGCAGGTGGACAGCTCGGTGGGCGGCAAGACCGGTGTCGACCTGCCGGAGGGAAAAAACCTGTTCGGCAGTTTCTACCAGCCGCAAGCCGTCTTCATCGATCCGCAGGTGTTGGCGACGCTGCCGCAGCAACACTACTGCAACGGCCTGGCGGAGGTGATCAAATACGGCGTCATCCGGGAGCCGTCGTTTCTTGCGTTTCTCGAGCGGGACCGGGAGCGTGTACTGGCCCGGGACGAGCCGGCGGTGGAACAGGTGATCACCACCTGCTGCCGGATCAAGGCCGAGGTGGTGGCCGCCGACGAGCGGGAGGGCGGGTTGCGCCGCATCCTCAATTTCGGCCACACCATCGGTCATGCCGTCGAGGCCGCGTCTCGCTTCGAGCTGTTGCATGGGTTCGCCGTGGCCATCGGCATGGTTGCCGCGGCCCGCATCAGCGTGCGCCGCTCGCTGCTCGGTGCGAACAAGGCCGAGCGGCTGCAGCAGCTGCTCGACCGCTACGGATTGCCGACGGAAATCCCGCCACACCTTGACCGGGGCACCATCAAAAGCTATCTTCTCAGCGATAAAAAACGGGTGGGCAGTTCGTTGTTTTTCGTCCTGCCGCTCGATGACGGTACGGTGGCCATCACCGACCAGGTGACGACGGACGACATCGACGCCGTGCTCGCCGGATAG
- a CDS encoding heavy-metal-associated domain-containing protein, protein MPTIKIKGMSCQHCVASVTKALEQLPGVSHVNVNLDKSEATYSGDVDDSIIKQAIARIGFEVQP, encoded by the coding sequence ATGCCCACGATAAAAATCAAAGGAATGAGCTGCCAGCACTGCGTGGCGTCGGTCACGAAAGCCCTCGAACAACTCCCCGGCGTTTCGCACGTAAACGTAAATCTTGACAAAAGCGAAGCAACCTATTCCGGTGATGTCGACGATTCGATCATTAAGCAAGCAATAGCAAGGATAGGATTCGAAGTGCAGCCCTAA
- the sat gene encoding sulfate adenylyltransferase translates to MSKLVAPHGGKGLVCALLEGSAREAELKKAAGLKQIEISARAKGDLIMMGIGGFSPLTGFMKKADWKGVCENFQMADGTFWPVPITLDVSAADAAGIKEGDEIALVRKGETFATMKVEEKYEMTESDKKWECEKVFRGQGEDSIGDKFWQVAMDDHPGVQMVMAQKEFNLAGPVKVLSEGEYPAEYPGIYMRPAQVRAMFEERGWANVAALQLRNPMHRSHEYLAKIAVEVCDGVLIHSLIGNLKPGDIPAKVRIKAIDILIEKYFVKENVYSAGYPLDMRYAGPREGLLHATFRQNYGVNNMLIGRDHAGVGDFYGLFEAQEIFDRIPVTGDPAKDLLCKPMKIDWTFYCHECDGMASLRTCPHDKASRVILSGTKLRKALSEGAEVVDHFGRDEVLAHLREYYEGLTEKVEVKMQGAASGSKM, encoded by the coding sequence ATGTCGAAACTTGTTGCTCCCCACGGTGGAAAAGGTCTGGTATGCGCCCTGCTCGAAGGTTCCGCGCGTGAAGCGGAACTGAAAAAGGCCGCCGGCCTCAAGCAGATTGAGATCTCCGCCCGGGCCAAAGGCGACCTGATCATGATGGGTATCGGCGGTTTCAGTCCGCTCACCGGTTTCATGAAGAAAGCTGACTGGAAAGGCGTTTGCGAGAATTTCCAGATGGCCGACGGCACCTTCTGGCCGGTACCGATCACCCTCGACGTCTCCGCCGCCGATGCCGCCGGCATCAAGGAAGGCGACGAGATCGCCCTGGTACGCAAGGGTGAGACCTTTGCCACCATGAAGGTCGAAGAGAAGTACGAGATGACCGAGTCCGACAAGAAGTGGGAGTGTGAGAAGGTATTCCGCGGTCAAGGCGAAGACTCCATCGGCGACAAATTCTGGCAGGTAGCCATGGATGATCATCCCGGCGTGCAGATGGTCATGGCCCAGAAAGAGTTCAATTTGGCCGGCCCGGTCAAGGTTCTCTCCGAAGGCGAGTATCCGGCCGAGTACCCGGGCATCTACATGCGTCCGGCCCAGGTCCGCGCCATGTTCGAGGAGCGTGGATGGGCCAACGTCGCCGCCCTGCAGCTGCGTAACCCGATGCATCGTTCCCACGAGTATCTGGCCAAGATCGCCGTCGAGGTATGTGACGGCGTGCTGATTCACTCGCTGATCGGTAACCTGAAGCCTGGCGACATCCCGGCCAAGGTCCGGATCAAGGCCATCGACATCCTGATCGAGAAATATTTCGTCAAAGAGAACGTCTACAGCGCCGGTTATCCGCTCGACATGCGCTATGCCGGTCCGCGCGAAGGTCTGCTCCATGCCACCTTCCGTCAGAACTACGGCGTCAACAACATGCTGATCGGCCGTGACCATGCCGGTGTCGGCGACTTCTACGGCCTGTTCGAGGCCCAGGAAATCTTCGACCGCATCCCGGTAACCGGCGATCCGGCCAAAGACCTGCTGTGCAAGCCGATGAAGATCGACTGGACCTTCTACTGCCATGAGTGCGACGGTATGGCTTCCCTGCGTACCTGCCCGCATGACAAAGCCTCCCGCGTCATCCTCTCCGGCACCAAGCTGCGTAAGGCTCTGTCCGAAGGCGCCGAGGTTGTCGACCACTTCGGTCGCGACGAGGTTCTGGCTCACCTGCGCGAGTACTATGAAGGCCTGACCGAGAAGGTCGAGGTCAAGATGCAGGGTGCCGCATCCGGATCGAAAATGTAA
- a CDS encoding sigma-54-dependent transcriptional regulator — MERKKRILIVDDEENMLHMLSSILQRLHYETTCAANGLEGVNALKGQSFDFILCDIRMPKMDGMQFLRQARQFNTEATVIMMSAYGTTDTALAAMRAGAYDYISKPFKTDEIELTLRKAEEREALRRDNRKLRHRLASLEENHTFGRMIARSASMLEVFDLSVKVAPHPTTVLITGESGTGKELIARGIHQMSSRSAGEFVAINCGGIPASLIESELFGYTKGSFTGADSHHQGLFATAHGGTILLDEIGELPVPSQVKLLRVLQEGEIQPIGATHPRKIDVRVLAATSRNLEERIDSGRFRQDLYYRLNVVHIHLPPLRERTEDIPLLSDLFIKRYATRGDSEVSRIAPATMALLLNHSWPGNVRELENVIERAVILADNDDILLPSHLPDSLRCRVDTAPSIAPDGSLSIKNAQKSMESSLIKRALQITEGNKTKAAELLEISYPSLLSKIKEYRLTKK; from the coding sequence ATGGAGCGGAAGAAGCGCATACTCATCGTCGATGATGAGGAAAACATGCTCCACATGTTATCCTCGATTCTCCAGCGACTCCATTACGAAACCACATGCGCTGCAAACGGGCTTGAAGGGGTCAACGCCCTGAAAGGCCAATCATTCGACTTCATCCTCTGCGACATACGCATGCCGAAAATGGACGGCATGCAATTTCTCAGGCAGGCGCGGCAATTCAACACAGAAGCCACGGTCATCATGATGTCCGCTTATGGGACCACGGATACGGCCTTGGCGGCGATGCGGGCAGGCGCGTATGACTACATTTCCAAGCCGTTCAAAACAGACGAGATTGAACTGACGCTTCGCAAAGCAGAAGAGCGGGAGGCGCTGCGCCGAGACAACAGAAAGCTGCGACACCGCCTCGCTTCGCTGGAAGAAAATCATACGTTTGGCCGGATGATAGCCCGTAGCGCTTCGATGCTCGAGGTGTTTGATCTGTCCGTAAAAGTCGCACCGCACCCAACCACGGTCCTCATTACCGGAGAAAGCGGAACCGGAAAAGAGCTTATCGCCCGCGGAATTCACCAGATGAGCAGTCGCTCCGCTGGTGAATTCGTCGCAATCAACTGCGGGGGGATTCCAGCCAGCCTGATTGAAAGTGAGCTGTTCGGTTATACCAAGGGGTCCTTCACCGGTGCAGACTCGCATCACCAAGGACTCTTTGCCACGGCTCACGGCGGAACCATCCTTCTCGATGAAATCGGTGAATTACCCGTGCCCTCACAAGTCAAATTGTTGCGGGTTCTACAGGAGGGCGAAATCCAACCTATCGGGGCAACACATCCCCGGAAAATAGACGTTCGCGTGCTCGCCGCCACATCCAGAAACCTCGAAGAGCGCATCGATTCCGGCCGCTTTCGACAGGATCTTTACTACCGACTCAACGTTGTCCACATTCATCTCCCCCCACTCCGAGAAAGAACGGAAGATATTCCTTTGCTCAGCGATCTTTTTATAAAAAGATACGCAACACGAGGCGACTCAGAGGTCTCTCGGATAGCCCCGGCAACGATGGCCCTGCTGCTCAATCACAGCTGGCCCGGCAATGTCCGTGAACTCGAAAATGTCATCGAACGAGCCGTTATTCTTGCCGACAATGACGACATACTCTTACCGAGCCATCTCCCCGATAGCCTTCGCTGCCGCGTCGACACGGCACCATCGATAGCTCCCGACGGCTCTCTCTCCATCAAGAACGCTCAGAAATCAATGGAAAGCTCCCTGATCAAAAGAGCCTTGCAGATAACCGAAGGCAACAAAACCAAGGCGGCAGAACTACTCGAAATCAGCTATCCATCCCTGTTGAGCAAGATCAAAGAGTATCGGCTCACGAAGAAATAG
- a CDS encoding radical SAM protein gives MSLQPRTVSFVAGERNVFLHILTACNLSCAHCYINPAQHGTATLSRERLAAWIRLFADRRKKTNIIFLGGEPTMHPDLPYAIEVARDCGYTTTVDSNGYLFHDFLERVDPERLDYLSFSLDGPDPAINDPIRGPGVFAVCTENLRRAVARGFNTSIIYTVSSRNIEHLPRMVELLTELGVHRFFIQVIGLRGKSATSPTSPQQRLQVAPEHWLAVVPEVARQVAARGIDVIYPKVYLDPDEVFQCAGRVAENFFVFPNGRVYQCPLCEDYPLHSYEIRDDRLVPTGGINEARLFSLDIPEGCVMNKLLQPDTICYDDRGQPLHRISCCLLKQRITGQER, from the coding sequence ATGAGTCTGCAACCGCGCACCGTTTCCTTCGTTGCCGGCGAACGAAACGTCTTTCTCCATATCCTGACCGCTTGCAATCTGTCCTGCGCCCACTGTTACATCAACCCGGCCCAGCATGGGACGGCGACGCTCAGCCGGGAGCGATTGGCGGCCTGGATCCGTCTTTTTGCCGACCGGCGCAAGAAGACCAATATCATCTTCCTCGGCGGCGAGCCGACCATGCACCCGGATCTGCCGTATGCCATCGAGGTGGCCCGCGACTGCGGCTATACCACCACGGTGGACAGCAACGGCTATCTGTTCCACGACTTTCTCGAGCGGGTCGACCCGGAGCGGCTCGATTACCTCAGCTTCAGCCTCGACGGGCCGGACCCGGCGATCAACGATCCGATCCGCGGCCCGGGCGTCTTTGCGGTCTGTACCGAAAACCTGCGCCGGGCCGTGGCCCGGGGCTTCAACACCAGCATCATCTACACCGTCAGCAGCCGCAATATCGAGCACCTGCCGCGGATGGTGGAGCTACTGACGGAGCTGGGGGTGCACCGGTTTTTCATCCAGGTGATCGGTCTGCGCGGCAAGTCGGCGACCAGCCCGACCTCGCCCCAGCAGCGGTTGCAGGTGGCGCCGGAGCACTGGCTGGCCGTCGTGCCGGAGGTGGCCAGGCAGGTGGCCGCACGCGGTATCGACGTCATCTACCCCAAGGTCTATCTGGACCCGGACGAGGTGTTCCAGTGCGCCGGCCGGGTGGCCGAGAACTTCTTCGTCTTTCCCAACGGCCGCGTCTATCAATGTCCCCTGTGTGAGGATTACCCGCTTCATTCCTACGAGATCAGGGACGACCGGCTGGTGCCGACCGGCGGGATCAACGAAGCGCGGCTGTTTTCGCTCGATATCCCCGAGGGCTGCGTGATGAACAAACTGCTGCAGCCCGATACCATCTGCTACGACGACCGTGGCCAACCGCTGCACCGCATCTCCTGCTGCCTGCTGAAACAGCGGATCACCGGCCAAGAGCGTTGA
- a CDS encoding FmdB family zinc ribbon protein, giving the protein MPIYEFFCQPCNTIFNFYSKRIDTLTTPRCPSCGQDGLQRQVSLFATIGKATEEDDQFAGLDENKMEQALESLMRESSGINEDDPRQMAGLMRKFSERTGINLGENMEEAIARMERGEDPEQIEQEMGDMFDGDDFSFEALKKKALSKSARPRHDETLYDLHPDEVEK; this is encoded by the coding sequence ATGCCGATCTACGAATTTTTCTGTCAACCGTGCAACACCATTTTCAATTTCTATTCCAAGCGCATCGATACCCTCACCACCCCCCGCTGCCCGAGCTGCGGCCAGGACGGTCTGCAGCGCCAGGTCTCGCTGTTTGCCACCATCGGCAAGGCCACGGAGGAGGATGACCAGTTCGCCGGTTTGGACGAAAACAAGATGGAGCAGGCCCTCGAGTCGCTGATGCGCGAATCGTCTGGGATCAACGAGGACGATCCGCGGCAGATGGCCGGCTTGATGCGCAAGTTCAGCGAGCGCACCGGCATCAATCTCGGTGAAAACATGGAAGAGGCCATCGCCCGGATGGAGCGGGGCGAAGACCCGGAACAGATCGAACAGGAGATGGGTGACATGTTCGACGGCGACGATTTCTCCTTCGAGGCCCTGAAGAAAAAAGCCCTGTCGAAATCTGCCCGGCCCCGCCACGATGAGACGCTCTATGACCTGCATCCCGACGAGGTCGAAAAATAG
- a CDS encoding SPFH domain-containing protein, which yields MNRFDGGVFLENIEWFDETGQELVHRLPETGSGEIKWGAQLTVRDSQAAVLFYQGKARDAFGPGRYTLKTANLPIITKILSIPWRGDSPLRAEVYLVSMKYFTNLKWGTTNPVAFRDAELGLIRLRAHGIFNLQVVQPILLINSLVGTMGSIATEEIEAYLKKVIVSRFNDYLGENLDTILNLPGRFDELSVQLQKRLTLDFAHFGLRLSHLYITSITPPDDVQKAMDDRARMSVIKDMDQFVRMKAAMAMEKAAENQTEAGAGVGLGLGMMMPAMFSAAVQPAAGIAPAGDTVVCPDCRTTIPASARFCPLCGHQLLVLSQCSSCGKNLSPSARFCSRCGTATEQSPAAAICPECRAENLPGALFCNQCGQRQR from the coding sequence ATGAACCGGTTTGACGGCGGCGTGTTTCTGGAAAACATTGAGTGGTTCGATGAAACCGGGCAGGAGCTGGTGCATCGCCTCCCCGAGACCGGCTCCGGCGAGATCAAGTGGGGGGCGCAGCTGACCGTCCGCGACAGCCAGGCGGCGGTTCTCTTCTATCAAGGCAAGGCGCGCGACGCGTTCGGGCCGGGCCGGTACACGCTGAAGACGGCCAACCTGCCGATCATCACCAAGATCCTCTCCATCCCCTGGCGCGGCGACAGCCCTTTGCGCGCCGAGGTGTACCTGGTGAGTATGAAGTATTTCACCAACCTCAAGTGGGGCACGACCAACCCGGTGGCCTTTCGCGATGCGGAACTGGGTCTGATCCGGCTGCGCGCCCACGGGATCTTCAACCTGCAGGTGGTCCAGCCGATCCTGCTGATCAACTCGCTGGTCGGCACCATGGGCAGCATCGCCACCGAGGAGATCGAGGCCTACCTAAAGAAGGTCATCGTCTCCCGGTTCAACGACTATCTGGGAGAGAACCTCGATACCATTCTCAACCTGCCGGGTCGCTTCGACGAGCTGTCGGTGCAGCTGCAGAAGCGGTTGACGCTTGATTTCGCCCATTTCGGCCTGCGTCTGAGCCATCTCTATATCACTTCCATCACGCCGCCCGACGACGTGCAGAAGGCCATGGACGACCGGGCCCGGATGAGTGTGATCAAGGATATGGACCAGTTCGTCCGGATGAAGGCGGCCATGGCCATGGAAAAGGCCGCCGAAAACCAGACCGAGGCGGGGGCCGGGGTTGGCCTCGGGCTCGGCATGATGATGCCGGCCATGTTTTCCGCCGCCGTCCAGCCGGCAGCCGGTATCGCTCCGGCAGGTGACACGGTGGTCTGCCCCGATTGCCGCACGACCATCCCGGCCTCGGCCCGGTTCTGCCCATTGTGCGGCCACCAGTTGCTGGTCCTCAGCCAGTGTTCCAGCTGCGGCAAGAACCTGTCGCCCAGCGCCCGCTTTTGCTCGCGCTGCGGTACCGCCACCGAACAATCGCCGGCAGCTGCGATCTGCCCTGAATGCCGGGCGGAAAACCTGCCTGGTGCGCTGTTTTGCAACCAGTGCGGGCAGCGGCAGAGGTAG
- a CDS encoding nucleoside deaminase has translation MTRVEDHHQGMRAALDEARQALEAGEFPVGCVITHRGRIVGRGHRLNSRSGSEIDHAEVVTARSALLDPACPEPAEMIVYSTMEPCLMCYATLLLSGFRTFVYGYEDIMGGGTGLDLGSLPPLYREMPVTVVGGVLRSDCLALFQRFFGSEHNDYWRDSLLARHTLAQKP, from the coding sequence ATGACCAGAGTCGAAGATCATCATCAGGGCATGCGGGCGGCGCTGGACGAGGCCCGGCAGGCCCTGGAGGCCGGCGAGTTTCCGGTGGGCTGCGTGATCACCCACCGGGGCCGCATCGTCGGTCGGGGCCATCGGTTGAACAGCCGCAGCGGCAGCGAGATCGATCATGCCGAGGTGGTGACCGCCCGTTCGGCGCTGCTCGATCCGGCCTGCCCGGAGCCGGCGGAGATGATCGTCTATTCGACCATGGAGCCGTGTCTGATGTGTTACGCCACGCTGCTGCTGAGCGGTTTCAGGACCTTCGTCTACGGGTATGAGGACATCATGGGCGGCGGCACCGGGCTGGATCTGGGCAGCCTGCCGCCGTTGTACCGGGAGATGCCGGTTACGGTGGTCGGCGGCGTCTTGCGCAGCGACTGCCTGGCACTGTTCCAGCGCTTTTTCGGCAGCGAGCACAACGACTACTGGCGGGACTCCCTGCTGGCCCGTCACACCCTGGCGCAAAAGCCATGA